In Halichondria panicea chromosome 9, odHalPani1.1, whole genome shotgun sequence, a genomic segment contains:
- the LOC135340942 gene encoding uncharacterized protein LOC135340942 isoform X2 — MDALIEPLPCWGPFSAAADGRHYVWRGAGPGLRGSNIIVVCDPSTELWSLLPTTGPLPPGEWGGFSACVGRCLYTFGGYDGSSYFNDVSKLDLDTLQWTKVQSSDNQPMKKAGCGLICVNDKTLCCIGGYGIEGPTQPGSTFTSPWSDGRGWTNEFHFFDIQNGVWSSPKLRGKRPPPCSGFTFTMMDQHRAVLFGGFKPGLGGINDVYLFDFRTMGEPWPVGRSSHASCCLNYGQDHPQLLVYGGLGNKTLGDMWILDVDTGKWTEVTLPESMAPRHYHSITATSLGPGLTEVLVFGGRREMLGKEISETTILRFELTVPLASVAGPSAKKWALVGVAHNDTRGSAQRLGEKIGQIIARASLFSDHSSQDRVRALKQQLRAAEQREHDTQRRHRLQLHEKDRKLATKERELVMKDQQFAQASRRHGDVERQLREAQQISQEELAMKDRELAEANRRREDAEERAQLAEQREQVIQNRSEQLLQEKNQVVEIKERESYEANHHRADVERRNQELIAENGRLDRRAQLAEERAQGLETQWVVHREEITMTERQLGGGGWGVVKVAKFREIEVAAKTLYEQIRSDYYRHLFIREMNMAARLRHPHLVQFIGATLEGEMIILTELMATSLRRVLEGGRISREHILSISVQVCQALNYLHLMQPDPVIHRDISSANVLLNPLPDGRWSAKVTDYGSVNTQRMLNTMNPGSPVYAAPEAGNPSLQSSKMDVFSLGVLLIEMCSGQFPSDDGRERLLLTIQDRQFSDIISRCIDRERDNRPTAQQLLNELQ; from the exons ATGGATGCTTTAATTGAACCATTACCTTGCTGGGGTCCATTCTCTGCTGCAGCTGACGGACGCCATtatgtgtggaggggggctGGTCCAGGACTGAGAGGGTCtaatattattgttgtgtgtgatccaagcactgagctgtggagcctcttgcccaccactggaccCCTACCCCCTGGTGAGTGGGGTGGTTTCTCTGCTTGTGTAGGTCGTTGCTTGTACACCTTTGGTGGTTATGATGGGTCTTCTTACTTCAATGATGTGAGTAAGCTTgatctggacactctccagtggaccaaagttcAATCCTCTGATAATCAACCTATGAAAAAGGCTGGTTGTGGACTTATCTGTGTGAATGATAAAACTCTGTGCTGCATTGGTGGATACGGTATTGAGGGCCCCACACAACCAGGATCAACATTCACCAGTCCATGGTCTGATGGACGTGGATGGACAAACGAGTTCCATTTCTTTGATATACAAAATG gtgtctggtcgtcccCTAAGCTCAGAGGAAAGAGACCTCCTCCCTGTAGTGGCTTCACCTTCACCATGATGGACCAGCACAGGGCAGTCCTCTTTGGAGGGTTCAAACCTGGCCTTGGTGGGATCAATGATGTCTACCTGTTTGACTTCAGGACAATG ggagagCCATGGCCAGTGGGGAGGTCATCCCATGCTTcctgttgtctcaactatggccaggaccaccctcaactactggTGTACGGAGGACTGGGTAACAAGACACTGGGGGACATGTGGATACTGGATGTTGACACTGGCAAGTGGACAGAG GTGACTCTTCCTGAGTCAATGGCACCACGTCACTACCACTCTATCACTGCTACCAGTCTGGGACCAGGACTCACTGAGGTCCTCGTGTTTGGAGGCCGTCGTGAGATGCTGGGAAAGGAAATTTCAGAGACCACTATACTGAGATTTG AGTTAACTGTACCCTTAGCGTCTGTTGCTGGACCCTCAGCTAAGAAGTGGGCTCTCGTGGGTGTGGCCCATAACGACACtagaggctccgcccagcgacTGGGAGAGAAGATTGGACAAATAATTGCTCGTGCCTCATTATTCAGCGACCACTCCTCTCAAGACCGGGTGAGGGCTCTGAAACAACAGTTACGAGcagcagagcagagagagcaTGACACTCAACGTCGCCACCGACTACAGTTGCACGAGAAGGATCGTAAATTGGCTACAAAAGAACGTGAATTGGTTATGAAAGATCAGCAGTTTGCCCAGGCCAGCCGTCGCCATGGAGATGTGGAGAGACAACTCAGAGAAGCTCAACAAATTTCCCAAGAAGAACTGGCTATGAAAGATCGTGAATTAGCTGAAGCCAACCGTCGCCGTGAAGATGCGGAGGAAAGAGCCCAACTGGCAGAGCAAAGAGAGCAAGTGATTCAAAATCGCTCTGAACAATTGTTGCAAGAGAAGAATCAGGTGGTGGAAATAAAAGAACGAGAATCATACGAGGCCAACCATCACCGTGCTGATGTTGAGAGGAGAAACCAGGAACTGATTGCTGAAAATGGGAGGTTGGACAGGAGAGCCCAGCTCGCAGAGGAGCGAGCACAGGGTCTGGAGACTCAGTGGGTGGTCCATCGCGAGGAGATCACAATGACAGAGAGACAGCTCGGTGGGGGAGGATGGGGGGTCGTCAAAGTGGCCAAGTTCCGGGAAATCGAGGTGGCAGCCAAGACACTGTACGAGCAGATCCGTTCCGACTATTACCGACACTTGTTCATTCGTGAGATGAATATGGCGGCTCGTCTGCGACACCCACACCTGGTCCAGTTCATAGGAGCCACGCTGGAGGGGGAGATGATCATCCTGACAGAGCTCATGGCCACCAGTCTGAGGAGGGTACTGGAGGGAGGTCGTATCTCACGTGAACACATACTCTCCATTTCTGTGCAGGTCTGTCAAGCCCTCAACTATCTCCACCTCATGCAGCCAGACCCAGTGATCCATCGTGACATCAGCAGTGCAAACGTCCTCCTCAACCCTCTACCTGATGGCCGCTGGAGTGCAAAGGTCACAGACTACGGCTCGGTAAACACACAGCGAATGTTGAACACGATGAACCCAGGGAGTCCTGTATACGCTGCCCCTGAGGCCGGTAACCCGTCCCTCCAGTCATCTAAAATGGACGTGTTCAGTCTGGGGGTGCTCTTGATCGAGATGTGTTCTGGCCAGTTTCCGAGTGATGACGGACGTGAGCGCTTACTCCTCACCATCCAAGACCGTCAGTTCTCTGACATCATCAGTCGCTGTATCGATAGAGAAAGAGACAATCGACCAACCGCTCAACAACTGTTGAATGAACTACAGTAG
- the LOC135340946 gene encoding uncharacterized protein LOC135340946 isoform X1, translated as MDAPIEPSPRWGPFSAADGRHYLWRGDGPEWGSNIIAVYDPSTELWSLLPTTGPLPSGERGGCSVCVGRCLYTFGGGNGYSYFKDMGKLDLDTLQWTKVQSSGSQPIKKAGCGLVRVNERTLCCFGGEGIGPTQPGSTFTRSGLGRPDGTGQTNEFHLFDIKNGVWSSPELRGERPPPCIDFTFTMVDQHRAVLFGGRKSGHGGQINDIYFFDFRTMEVTKVVKPVWGGAWPVGRSAHAACCLNYGEDHPQLLLHGGLDNRYKTLRDMWILDVDTVKWTEVTPTESMEPRCYHSITATCLGPKLTEVLVFGGILENLKTVAETTILKFELTGPSASVAGPSAGKWALVDVAHNDTRGSAQRLSEKRIRQATARASSVSETSNYSSQDRVRALEQQLRAAEQREHDTQRRHRLQLHEKDRELAMKDLELIDANHRHGDAELRAQLAEQSEQVTRNRCEQLLEENDRVMGIKERESYEANHRVQELTAENERLQEGLLRSDRRAQLAEERAEGLETQWVVHREEITMTERQLGGGGWGVVKVAKFRGIEVAAKTLYEQIRSDYYRHLFIREMNMAARLRHPHLVQFIGATLEGEMIILTELMATSLRRVLEGGRISREHILSISVQVCQALNYLHLMQPDPVIHRDISSANVLLNPLPDGRWIAKVTDYGSVNTLRALATENPGNPVYAAPEARIPSLQSTKMDMFSLGVLLIEMCSGQFPSDDGRERLLFTIQDRQFSNIISRCINRERDDRPTARELLNELC; from the exons ATGGATGCTCCCATTGAACCATCACCTCGTTGGGGTCCATTTTCTGCAGCTGATGGACGCCATTACCTGTGGAGGGGAGATGGTCCAGAATGGGGGTCTAATATAATTGCTGTGTATGATCCAAGCACTGAGCTGTGGAGCCTCttgcccaccactggacctctaCCCTCTGGAGAGCGGGGTGgttgctctgtttgtgtaggtcgtTGCCTGTACACCTTTGGTGGTGGTAATGGGTATTCTTACTTCAAAGACATGGGAAAGCTTGATCTTGACACtctccagtggaccaaagttcAATCTTCTGGTAGCCAGCCTATTAAAAAGGCTGGTTGTGGACTTGTCCGTGTGAATGAGAGAACTCTGTGCTGCTTTGGAGGAGAAGGTATTGGCCCCACACAACCAGGATCAACATTCACCAGGAGTGGACTTGGACGGCCTGATGGAACTGGACAGACAAATGAATTCCATCTCTTTGATATAAAAAATG gtgtctggtcgtcccctgagctcagaggagagagacctcctccCTGTATTGACTTCACCTTCACCATGGTGGACCAGCACAGGGCTGTCCTTTTTGGAGGGAGGAAATCTGGTCATGGTGGTCAGATCAATGATATCTACTTCTTTGATTTCAGGACCATG gaggtcacTAAGGTGGTAAAGCCAGTATGGGGAGGGGCATGGCCAGTGGGGAGGTCAGCCcatgctgcctgttgtctTAACTATGGTGaggaccaccctcaactactgTTGCATGGAGGACTGGATAATAGATACAAGACACTCAGAGACATGTGGATACTTGATGTTGACACTGTCAAGTGGACAGAG GTGACACCTACTGAATCAATGGAACCACGTTGCTAccactccatcactgccaccTGTCTGGGACCAAAACTCACTGAGGTCCTCGTGTTTGGAGGAATTTTGGAAAATCTCAAGACTGTTGCTGAGACCACCATACTGAAATTTG AGTTAACTGGACCCTCAGCGTCTGTTGCTGGACCCTCGGCTGGGAAGTGGGCTCTTGTGGATGTGGCCCACAACGACACtagaggctccgcccagcgactgagtgagaagaggatcagacaagcaactgctcgtgcctcatcagtcagtgagaCCAGCAACTACTCCTCTCAAGATCGggtgagggctctggaacaacagttacgagcagcagagcagagagagcacGACACTCAACGTCGCCACCGACTACAGTTGCACGAGAAGGATCGAGAATTGGCTATGAAAGATCTCGAATTGATTGACGCCAACCATCGCCACGGAGATGCCGAGCTAAGAGCACAACTGGCAGAGCAAAGTGAGCAAGTGACTCGTAATCGGTGTGAACAATTGTTGGAAGAAAATGATCGGGTAATGGGCATCAAAGAACGAGAATCATACGAGGCCAACCATAGAGTCCAGGAACTGACTGCCGAAAATGAACGACTGCAAGAAGGCCTCCTAAGGTCAGACAGGAGAGCCCAGCTGGCAGAGGAGCGAGCAGAGGGTCTGGAGACTCAGTGGGTTGTCCATCGCGAGGAGATCACAATGACAGAGAGACAGCTCGGTGGGGGAGGATGGGGGGTCGTCAAAGTGGCCAAGTTCCGAGGAATTGAGGTGGCAGCCAAAACACTGTACGAGCAGATCCGTTCCGACTATTACCGACACTTGTTTATTCGTGAGATGAACATGGCAGCTCGTCTGCGACACCCACACCTGGTCCAGTTCATAGGAGCCACGCTGGAAGGAGAGATGATCATCCTGACAGAGCTCATGGCCACCAGTCTGAGAAGGGTGCTGGAGGGAGGTCGTATCTCACGTGAACACATCCTCTCCATCTCTGTGCAGGTCTGTCAAGCCCTCAACTATCTCCACCTCATGCAGCCAGACCCAGTGATCCATCGTGACATCAGCAGTGCAAACGTCCTCCTCAACCCTCTACCCGATGGCCGCTGGATTGCAAAGGTCACAGACTACGGCTCAGTGAACACCTTGCGAGCATTGGCGACAGAGAATCCTGGAAATCCAGTGTATGCTGCCCCTGAGGCAAGAATCCCGTCCCTCCAGTCGACCAAGATGGACATGTTCAGTCTGGGGGTGCTCCTGATCGAGATGTGTTCTGGCCAGTTTCCGAGTGATGACGGACGTGAGCGCTTACTCTTCACCATCCAAGACCGTCAGTTCTCTAACATCATCAGTCGCTGTATTAATCGAGAGAGAGACGATCGACCAACCGCTCGAGAGTTGTTGAATGAACTATGTTAG
- the LOC135340960 gene encoding uncharacterized protein LOC135340960 isoform X1, whose product MSSPSGSISPTPRDTPADLVALNERLSTLEQALAAAQQTHQPHHRTIDSGMPSAATLGLPTFQADSSPTMLLPPSASIRPPPLVPTHPTALPPAPTTNPLAGFPDIPTIPPKLLDTILSWQYTDLSELLPDQLRSSSSTTDQQIVLFPQRSWESQKKRKRQIIDIATWVQLYSTYILILSSRHPQALPELIAYQLFIVKAAKKFRYPSWLYYDTEYQKWAAATHCQEWSTINTQLYSLAFTEQGNPVSWCPICQVDGGNHTFDWLCYIGT is encoded by the exons ATGTCTTCTCCCTCTGGTTCCATCTCTCCTACACCGAGGGACACACCCGCCGACCTGGTGGCCCTCAACGAAAGGCTCTCCACCCTCGAGCAGGCCCTGGCTGCAGCTCAACAGACTCACCAGCCTCATCACC GTACCATAGACAGCGGAATGCCGTCCGCAGCCACCCTTGGATTACCTACCTTCCAAGCTGACTCCTCCCCAACCATGCTCCTGCCCCCCTCTGCCAGCATCCGACCCCCACCCCTGgtccccacccaccccacagcGCTCCCACCTGCTCCCACTACCAACCCTCTCGCGGGCTTCCCGGACATTCCAACCATCCCCCCCAAACTACTCGACACGATTCTCTCCTGGCAGTACACGGACCTCTCGGAGCTGCTGCCCGATCAGCTTCGCTCCAGCTCTTCCACCACAGACCAACAAATCGTCCTTTTCCCTCAACGTAGCTGGGAAAGCCAGAAGAAACGAAAAAGACAAATAATCGATATCGCCACATGGGTGCAGCTGTATAGCACCTACATCCTAATCCTCTCGTCCAGACACCCGCAAGCCTTACCAGAATTAATAGCATATCAATTATTTATCGTCAAAGCAGCAAAGAAGTTTAGGTACCCCTCTTGGCTGTACTACGATACAGAGTACCAGAAATGGGCCGCCGCAACACACTGCCAAGAGTGGTCCACCATTAACACCCAGCTATACTCCCTCGCCTTTACCGAACAAGGCAACCCTGTGTCGTGGTGCCCGATATGCCAGGTCGACGGAGGAAACCACACCTTTGACTGGCtctgctacattggaacttga
- the LOC135340942 gene encoding uncharacterized protein LOC135340942 isoform X1, translating to MDALIEPLPCWGPFSAAADGRHYVWRGAGPGLRGSNIIVVCDPSTELWSLLPTTGPLPPGEWGGFSACVGRCLYTFGGYDGSSYFNDVSKLDLDTLQWTKVQSSDNQPMKKAGCGLICVNDKTLCCIGGYGIEGPTQPGSTFTSPWSDGRGWTNEFHFFDIQNGVWSSPKLRGKRPPPCSGFTFTMMDQHRAVLFGGFKPGLGGINDVYLFDFRTMKVTKVKPVQGEPWPVGRSSHASCCLNYGQDHPQLLVYGGLGNKTLGDMWILDVDTGKWTEVTLPESMAPRHYHSITATSLGPGLTEVLVFGGRREMLGKEISETTILRFELTVPLASVAGPSAKKWALVGVAHNDTRGSAQRLGEKIGQIIARASLFSDHSSQDRVRALKQQLRAAEQREHDTQRRHRLQLHEKDRKLATKERELVMKDQQFAQASRRHGDVERQLREAQQISQEELAMKDRELAEANRRREDAEERAQLAEQREQVIQNRSEQLLQEKNQVVEIKERESYEANHHRADVERRNQELIAENGRLDRRAQLAEERAQGLETQWVVHREEITMTERQLGGGGWGVVKVAKFREIEVAAKTLYEQIRSDYYRHLFIREMNMAARLRHPHLVQFIGATLEGEMIILTELMATSLRRVLEGGRISREHILSISVQVCQALNYLHLMQPDPVIHRDISSANVLLNPLPDGRWSAKVTDYGSVNTQRMLNTMNPGSPVYAAPEAGNPSLQSSKMDVFSLGVLLIEMCSGQFPSDDGRERLLLTIQDRQFSDIISRCIDRERDNRPTAQQLLNELQ from the exons ATGGATGCTTTAATTGAACCATTACCTTGCTGGGGTCCATTCTCTGCTGCAGCTGACGGACGCCATtatgtgtggaggggggctGGTCCAGGACTGAGAGGGTCtaatattattgttgtgtgtgatccaagcactgagctgtggagcctcttgcccaccactggaccCCTACCCCCTGGTGAGTGGGGTGGTTTCTCTGCTTGTGTAGGTCGTTGCTTGTACACCTTTGGTGGTTATGATGGGTCTTCTTACTTCAATGATGTGAGTAAGCTTgatctggacactctccagtggaccaaagttcAATCCTCTGATAATCAACCTATGAAAAAGGCTGGTTGTGGACTTATCTGTGTGAATGATAAAACTCTGTGCTGCATTGGTGGATACGGTATTGAGGGCCCCACACAACCAGGATCAACATTCACCAGTCCATGGTCTGATGGACGTGGATGGACAAACGAGTTCCATTTCTTTGATATACAAAATG gtgtctggtcgtcccCTAAGCTCAGAGGAAAGAGACCTCCTCCCTGTAGTGGCTTCACCTTCACCATGATGGACCAGCACAGGGCAGTCCTCTTTGGAGGGTTCAAACCTGGCCTTGGTGGGATCAATGATGTCTACCTGTTTGACTTCAGGACAATG AAGGTCACTAAGGTGAagccagtacagggagagCCATGGCCAGTGGGGAGGTCATCCCATGCTTcctgttgtctcaactatggccaggaccaccctcaactactggTGTACGGAGGACTGGGTAACAAGACACTGGGGGACATGTGGATACTGGATGTTGACACTGGCAAGTGGACAGAG GTGACTCTTCCTGAGTCAATGGCACCACGTCACTACCACTCTATCACTGCTACCAGTCTGGGACCAGGACTCACTGAGGTCCTCGTGTTTGGAGGCCGTCGTGAGATGCTGGGAAAGGAAATTTCAGAGACCACTATACTGAGATTTG AGTTAACTGTACCCTTAGCGTCTGTTGCTGGACCCTCAGCTAAGAAGTGGGCTCTCGTGGGTGTGGCCCATAACGACACtagaggctccgcccagcgacTGGGAGAGAAGATTGGACAAATAATTGCTCGTGCCTCATTATTCAGCGACCACTCCTCTCAAGACCGGGTGAGGGCTCTGAAACAACAGTTACGAGcagcagagcagagagagcaTGACACTCAACGTCGCCACCGACTACAGTTGCACGAGAAGGATCGTAAATTGGCTACAAAAGAACGTGAATTGGTTATGAAAGATCAGCAGTTTGCCCAGGCCAGCCGTCGCCATGGAGATGTGGAGAGACAACTCAGAGAAGCTCAACAAATTTCCCAAGAAGAACTGGCTATGAAAGATCGTGAATTAGCTGAAGCCAACCGTCGCCGTGAAGATGCGGAGGAAAGAGCCCAACTGGCAGAGCAAAGAGAGCAAGTGATTCAAAATCGCTCTGAACAATTGTTGCAAGAGAAGAATCAGGTGGTGGAAATAAAAGAACGAGAATCATACGAGGCCAACCATCACCGTGCTGATGTTGAGAGGAGAAACCAGGAACTGATTGCTGAAAATGGGAGGTTGGACAGGAGAGCCCAGCTCGCAGAGGAGCGAGCACAGGGTCTGGAGACTCAGTGGGTGGTCCATCGCGAGGAGATCACAATGACAGAGAGACAGCTCGGTGGGGGAGGATGGGGGGTCGTCAAAGTGGCCAAGTTCCGGGAAATCGAGGTGGCAGCCAAGACACTGTACGAGCAGATCCGTTCCGACTATTACCGACACTTGTTCATTCGTGAGATGAATATGGCGGCTCGTCTGCGACACCCACACCTGGTCCAGTTCATAGGAGCCACGCTGGAGGGGGAGATGATCATCCTGACAGAGCTCATGGCCACCAGTCTGAGGAGGGTACTGGAGGGAGGTCGTATCTCACGTGAACACATACTCTCCATTTCTGTGCAGGTCTGTCAAGCCCTCAACTATCTCCACCTCATGCAGCCAGACCCAGTGATCCATCGTGACATCAGCAGTGCAAACGTCCTCCTCAACCCTCTACCTGATGGCCGCTGGAGTGCAAAGGTCACAGACTACGGCTCGGTAAACACACAGCGAATGTTGAACACGATGAACCCAGGGAGTCCTGTATACGCTGCCCCTGAGGCCGGTAACCCGTCCCTCCAGTCATCTAAAATGGACGTGTTCAGTCTGGGGGTGCTCTTGATCGAGATGTGTTCTGGCCAGTTTCCGAGTGATGACGGACGTGAGCGCTTACTCCTCACCATCCAAGACCGTCAGTTCTCTGACATCATCAGTCGCTGTATCGATAGAGAAAGAGACAATCGACCAACCGCTCAACAACTGTTGAATGAACTACAGTAG
- the LOC135340960 gene encoding uncharacterized protein LOC135340960 isoform X2, producing MLHHQVNSSHIDPPLSSNRKALAQLTSLELLVSPQVLSSYQEMVELTYDYKVKVHSFPANKMRVPGDKKSSLNIIRHTHHMSPSTIV from the exons ATGCTCCACCATCAGGTAAACTCATCACACATCGACCCACCACTGTCCAGCAACCGCAAG GCCCTGGCCCAGTTGACCAGCCTGGAGCTTCTAGTGTCCCCCCAGGTCCTCTCCTCCTATCAAGAG ATGGTGGAACTAACGTATGATTacaaggtcaaagttcacagCTTCCCTGCGAATAAAATGAGAGTACCAGGAGACAAAAAGTCATCTCTGAACATTATTAGACACACTCACCACATGTCCCCATCCACCATTGTGTAA
- the LOC135340978 gene encoding uncharacterized protein LOC135340978 produces MLGLRRYCYQSTPQHKVSGYDKFVLRITGLSEGVSYNSISIERMEKANSRFRIGLMFLMMGFSVAGSVYAVMLGKRDRAEHVHSVTQQNIERHAKAKAKSLQEK; encoded by the exons ATGTTAGGGCTTAGGAGGTATTGCTACCAGTCCACACCTCAGCACAAGGTCTCTGGTTATGACAAGTTTGTGCTCAGGATCACTGGACTCTCAGAGGGAGTCTCTTACAACTCAATCAG TATTGAGCGGATGGAGAAGGCCAACTCTCGATTCCGTATTGGTCTAATGTTTTTGATGATGGGATTCAGTGTAGCCGGGTCAGTGTATGCAGTGATGTTGGGGAAGAGGGACAGAGCTGAGCATGTGCACAGTGTGACGCAGCAGAACATAGAGAGACATGCCAAAGCAAAGGCCAAGTCTCTGCAGGAGAAATGA
- the LOC135340946 gene encoding uncharacterized protein LOC135340946 isoform X2: protein MASDGRHYLWRGDGPEWGSNIIAVYDPSTELWSLLPTTGPLPSGERGGCSVCVGRCLYTFGGGNGYSYFKDMGKLDLDTLQWTKVQSSGSQPIKKAGCGLVRVNERTLCCFGGEGIGPTQPGSTFTRSGLGRPDGTGQTNEFHLFDIKNGVWSSPELRGERPPPCIDFTFTMVDQHRAVLFGGRKSGHGGQINDIYFFDFRTMEVTKVVKPVWGGAWPVGRSAHAACCLNYGEDHPQLLLHGGLDNRYKTLRDMWILDVDTVKWTEVTPTESMEPRCYHSITATCLGPKLTEVLVFGGILENLKTVAETTILKFELTGPSASVAGPSAGKWALVDVAHNDTRGSAQRLSEKRIRQATARASSVSETSNYSSQDRVRALEQQLRAAEQREHDTQRRHRLQLHEKDRELAMKDLELIDANHRHGDAELRAQLAEQSEQVTRNRCEQLLEENDRVMGIKERESYEANHRVQELTAENERLQEGLLRSDRRAQLAEERAEGLETQWVVHREEITMTERQLGGGGWGVVKVAKFRGIEVAAKTLYEQIRSDYYRHLFIREMNMAARLRHPHLVQFIGATLEGEMIILTELMATSLRRVLEGGRISREHILSISVQVCQALNYLHLMQPDPVIHRDISSANVLLNPLPDGRWIAKVTDYGSVNTLRALATENPGNPVYAAPEARIPSLQSTKMDMFSLGVLLIEMCSGQFPSDDGRERLLFTIQDRQFSNIISRCINRERDDRPTARELLNELC from the exons ATGGCTT CTGATGGACGCCATTACCTGTGGAGGGGAGATGGTCCAGAATGGGGGTCTAATATAATTGCTGTGTATGATCCAAGCACTGAGCTGTGGAGCCTCttgcccaccactggacctctaCCCTCTGGAGAGCGGGGTGgttgctctgtttgtgtaggtcgtTGCCTGTACACCTTTGGTGGTGGTAATGGGTATTCTTACTTCAAAGACATGGGAAAGCTTGATCTTGACACtctccagtggaccaaagttcAATCTTCTGGTAGCCAGCCTATTAAAAAGGCTGGTTGTGGACTTGTCCGTGTGAATGAGAGAACTCTGTGCTGCTTTGGAGGAGAAGGTATTGGCCCCACACAACCAGGATCAACATTCACCAGGAGTGGACTTGGACGGCCTGATGGAACTGGACAGACAAATGAATTCCATCTCTTTGATATAAAAAATG gtgtctggtcgtcccctgagctcagaggagagagacctcctccCTGTATTGACTTCACCTTCACCATGGTGGACCAGCACAGGGCTGTCCTTTTTGGAGGGAGGAAATCTGGTCATGGTGGTCAGATCAATGATATCTACTTCTTTGATTTCAGGACCATG gaggtcacTAAGGTGGTAAAGCCAGTATGGGGAGGGGCATGGCCAGTGGGGAGGTCAGCCcatgctgcctgttgtctTAACTATGGTGaggaccaccctcaactactgTTGCATGGAGGACTGGATAATAGATACAAGACACTCAGAGACATGTGGATACTTGATGTTGACACTGTCAAGTGGACAGAG GTGACACCTACTGAATCAATGGAACCACGTTGCTAccactccatcactgccaccTGTCTGGGACCAAAACTCACTGAGGTCCTCGTGTTTGGAGGAATTTTGGAAAATCTCAAGACTGTTGCTGAGACCACCATACTGAAATTTG AGTTAACTGGACCCTCAGCGTCTGTTGCTGGACCCTCGGCTGGGAAGTGGGCTCTTGTGGATGTGGCCCACAACGACACtagaggctccgcccagcgactgagtgagaagaggatcagacaagcaactgctcgtgcctcatcagtcagtgagaCCAGCAACTACTCCTCTCAAGATCGggtgagggctctggaacaacagttacgagcagcagagcagagagagcacGACACTCAACGTCGCCACCGACTACAGTTGCACGAGAAGGATCGAGAATTGGCTATGAAAGATCTCGAATTGATTGACGCCAACCATCGCCACGGAGATGCCGAGCTAAGAGCACAACTGGCAGAGCAAAGTGAGCAAGTGACTCGTAATCGGTGTGAACAATTGTTGGAAGAAAATGATCGGGTAATGGGCATCAAAGAACGAGAATCATACGAGGCCAACCATAGAGTCCAGGAACTGACTGCCGAAAATGAACGACTGCAAGAAGGCCTCCTAAGGTCAGACAGGAGAGCCCAGCTGGCAGAGGAGCGAGCAGAGGGTCTGGAGACTCAGTGGGTTGTCCATCGCGAGGAGATCACAATGACAGAGAGACAGCTCGGTGGGGGAGGATGGGGGGTCGTCAAAGTGGCCAAGTTCCGAGGAATTGAGGTGGCAGCCAAAACACTGTACGAGCAGATCCGTTCCGACTATTACCGACACTTGTTTATTCGTGAGATGAACATGGCAGCTCGTCTGCGACACCCACACCTGGTCCAGTTCATAGGAGCCACGCTGGAAGGAGAGATGATCATCCTGACAGAGCTCATGGCCACCAGTCTGAGAAGGGTGCTGGAGGGAGGTCGTATCTCACGTGAACACATCCTCTCCATCTCTGTGCAGGTCTGTCAAGCCCTCAACTATCTCCACCTCATGCAGCCAGACCCAGTGATCCATCGTGACATCAGCAGTGCAAACGTCCTCCTCAACCCTCTACCCGATGGCCGCTGGATTGCAAAGGTCACAGACTACGGCTCAGTGAACACCTTGCGAGCATTGGCGACAGAGAATCCTGGAAATCCAGTGTATGCTGCCCCTGAGGCAAGAATCCCGTCCCTCCAGTCGACCAAGATGGACATGTTCAGTCTGGGGGTGCTCCTGATCGAGATGTGTTCTGGCCAGTTTCCGAGTGATGACGGACGTGAGCGCTTACTCTTCACCATCCAAGACCGTCAGTTCTCTAACATCATCAGTCGCTGTATTAATCGAGAGAGAGACGATCGACCAACCGCTCGAGAGTTGTTGAATGAACTATGTTAG